One window of the Microplitis demolitor isolate Queensland-Clemson2020A chromosome 10, iyMicDemo2.1a, whole genome shotgun sequence genome contains the following:
- the LOC103569913 gene encoding serine/threonine-protein kinase 32A, which translates to MGGHHSRSLPTPGEEVNFNHFQVLRAIGKGSFGKVCIVEKGERSGKMYAMKYVHKIECASRGALKNVTREVEIMSKLEHPFLVNLWFSFQDEEDLFMVTDLLLGGDLRYHIQQQVQFSEESVILFIAEIALALDYLKSKRIIHRDIKPDNILLDEEGHAHVTDFNVATMLEDDQLATSISGTKPYIAPEIYMCSCEVHGVFQPGYGYSVDWWSLGILAWETLEGVRPFPIHAGTSYKEAHRILQDCKPVQPTEWSQPMSQLLDSLLTLDPNQRLTTLCQLKQLEIMNNLDFDQIYLKKVKPKFTPSKNHLNCDPTFELEEMIIEARPLHKKKKRLAKQRSLRSQELAEQIESPAMMANGPTSSIFTQDPTGLVFIPDFPVYNRERELEQRLREEKEKQWEEELRIAMAESEKKLHLSRIPSDRDKQRSHNQHLRNSSRLSISSSNIHSRSERASLRSNKRSGIATSLDIDFIDSGPETSTS; encoded by the exons ATGGGTGGTCATCACTCAAGAAGTCTACCTACGCCTGGCGAGGAAG TAAACTTCAATCACTTCCAAGTGCTTCGCGCAATTGGAAAAGGAAGTTTCGGCAAAGTGTGTATTGTAGAAAAAGGCGAACGTAGCGGAAAAATGTATGCTATGAAATACGTGCATAAAATTGAATGTGCGAGTAGAGGGGCTTTAAAAAACGTAACAAGAGAAGTTGAAATAATGTCGAAATTAGAGCATCCATTTTTAGTCAATCTTTGGTTTAGTTTTCAAG ACGAAGAAGATTTGTTCATGGTAACGGATCTTTTACTCGGTGGTGATTTGCGGTATCACATTCAACAGCAAGTTCAGTTTTCCGAAGAAAGTGTCATTCTGTTCATAGCGGAGATAGCTCTGGCACTGGACTATTTGAAGAGCAAGCGAATCATCCACAGGGACATTAAGCCTGATAATATCCTGTTGGATGAGGAAG gacACGCGCACGTGACAGACTTCAACGTGGCGACGATGCTCGAGGACGATCAGTTGGCGACATCGATATCAGGAACAAAGCCCTACATAG CTCCAGAAATCTACATGTGCTCGTGTGAAGTTCACGGAGTCTTCCAACCAGGTTACGGGTATTCAGTCGACTGGTGGAGCCTTGGGATTCTAGCTTGGGAGACACTTGAAGGCGTTCGTCCATTTCCTATTCACGCGGGCACCAGCTACAAAGAAGCGCATCGGATACTGCAG GATTGCAAACCAGTTCAACCTACAGAATGGAGCCAACCAATGTCACAATTACTTGATAGTTTACTTACACTCGATCCAAATCAACGTCTCACCACTCTTTGCCAATTGAAACAACTTGAAATAATGAACAATTTAGATTTTGATCAGATATACctcaaaaaagtaaaacctAAATTCACACCGTCCAAAAATCACTTGAATTGCGACCCCACATTTGAGTTGGAAGAAATGATCATTGAAGCACGACcacttcataaaaaaaaaaaacgtcttgCTAAACAGAGATCGTTACGTAGTCAGGAATTAGCGGAGCAGATTGAATCACCAGCTATGATGGCTAATGGACCAACCTCGAGTATTTTCACTCAGGATCCTACGGGTCTTGTTTTTATCCCGGATTTTCCGGTATACAATAGAGAACGTGAATTAGAACAGAGACTAAGAGAAGAGAAAGAAAAACAGTGGGAGGAGGAACTACGCATTGCCATGGCTGAGAGTGAAAAGAAACTTCACCTCag cAGAATTCCTAGCGATCGTGATAAACAGCGATCGCACAATCAACACTTAAGAAATAGCAGTCGTTTAAGTATCTCCTCATCCAACATTCACTCACGTTCTGAACGTGCCTCGTTACGCTCGAATAAAAGATCCGGCATCGCAACTTCTTTAGATATTGATTTTATCGATTCAGGTCCTGAAACGTCTACCTCTTAA
- the LOC103569912 gene encoding methenyltetrahydrofolate synthase domain-containing protein yields MSKEQTAGSMSKHNYRDKIWNYMMDNDLVNFPSIVYHRIPNFKGADEAARRLSELDEFKNARVMKVNPDKPQEPVRLSALEAGKEILVPIPRLKTGLFLHVVPTTPAGTIASRDDLKVMATRHGIQEHGKPISVDSDIKVDLVVLGSVCVSRDGYRIGKGEGFADLEFAMMMRMNAVSDETVVVTTVHDCQLIDKFEDGLFEKHDVPVDIIITPTQTIFVNEKLKKPVGIFWDILTPRRVKAMQILQLLKKIDEKEGKQVILKKEDPNNDNVKPKRFEKNWKRTKGKKNSKVKEESASELKLKSDNNGNDNNSPKENGDSEVKEEKKEKPKNPRRRQPPKNKKIETDAPNETEKIVKPKDPDVRRKAMKLKSKPHIDFSLKLSNIGSDVRVRDLKNALSQRGVNPTSITWRGQRGFCYLHFGKLRNKNSQPNQPVQVDSIVSNLQQLYVGDANSNGNGSGGDSNITNDKFIIVEPAKPITRIETTDVTAV; encoded by the exons ATGTCTAAAGAACAAA ctgCTGGTAGTATGAGCAAACATAATTATCGTGATAAAATATGGAACTACATGATGGATAATGATTTAGTTAATTTTCCTTCAATTGTTTATCATCGCATACCAAATTTCAAGGGTGCGGATGAAGCTGCAAGACGTTTGTCTGAGttagatgaatttaaaaatgcgcgAGTTATGAAAGTAAATCCGGACAAACCACAAGAACCCGTGAGGTTGTCGGCGTTAGAAGCTGGTAAGGAAATATTGGTACCGATACCCAGATTGAAAACGGGTCTATTTCTTCATGTTGTCCCTACGACACCTGCGGGCACAATAGCGAGCCGCGATGATTTAAAAGTCATGGCAACTCGTCATGGTATTCAGGAACATGGAAAACCCATAAGTGTCGATTCTGATATTAAAGTTGATTTGGTTGTCCTGGGCTCTGTCTGCGTGAGTCGCGATGGGTATAGGATTGGAAAAGGTGAAGGTTTTGCTGACTTAGAGTTCGCTATGATGATGAGAATGAACGCGGTTAGTGACGAGACGGTTGTCGTTACGACTGTTCATGATTGCCAGCtgattgataaatttgaagaTGGGTTATTTGAAAAGCACGATGTGCCTGTTGATATTATTATCACTCCCACGCAAACTATTtttgttaatgaaaaattgaagaaacCTGTGGGTATTTTTTGGGATATATTGACTCCGAGGCGGGTAAAGGCGATGCAGATATTAcagttgttgaaaaaaattgatgaaaa agagggAAAACAAGTAATTCTAAAAAAAGAAGATCCTAATAATGATAACGTAAAACCAaaacgatttgaaaaaaattggaaacgcacgaaaggaaaaaaaaattccaaagttaAAGAGGAGTCAGCATCagaattaaagttaaaaagtgataataatgggaatgataataatagtccTAAAGAAAATGGCGACAGTGAAGTGAAGGAAGAGAAGAAAGAGAAACCGAAAAATCCAAGACGACGTCAGcctccaaaaaataaaaaaatagaaactgATGCTCCAaatgag acaGAAAAAATAGTCAAGCCAAAAGATCCAGACGTACGTCGTAAAGCTATGAAACTAAAGTCAAAGCCTCatattgatttttcattaaaattatcaaatattggTTCCGATGTACGTGTCAGAGATTTGAAAAACGCATTATCACAACGGGGAGTTAATCCGACGTCGATAACATGGCGCGGGCAACGCGGATTTTGTTATCTTCACTTTGGTAAACTCCGAAATAAAAACTCCCAGCCGAATCAACCGGTTCAAGTTGACTCAATAGTCTCTAACTTACAACAATTATATGTCGGTGATGCTAATAGTAACGGTAATGGTAGTGGAGGTGATTCAAATATTACcaacgataaatttataatcgtTGAACCGGCAAAACCTATTACTAGGATTGAAACAACTGACGTTACTGCCGTTTAA
- the LOC103569911 gene encoding isocitrate dehydrogenase [NAD] subunit beta, mitochondrial, with protein MALLMRNACKVLSKSTPNAAVRSFSSSKVHRQEAAVERSAKTKCTLIPGDGVGPELVLSVQQVFEAANVPVEFEPYFLSEVNPTLSAPLEQVSNSIARNKVCLKGILATPDFSHTGELQTLNMKLRKNLDLYSNVVHVKSLPGVKSRHQNVDCVIIREQTEGEYSALEHESVTGVVECLKIVTAAKSQRIAKFAFDYAVKNNRKKVTCVHKANIMKLGDGLFLKSCSEIAKLYPRIEFETMIVDNCTMQMVSNPHQFDVMVTPNLYGNIVDNIASGLVGGAGVVAGASYSAECVVFEPGARHTYSEAVGKNVANPTALILCSVKLLNHINLKRYAVQIREALNRVLNDGKVRTKDLGGQSSTTDFTHAVINALR; from the exons atggctttATTAATGAGAAATGCCTGCAAAGTTCTTTCGAAg tcgACACCAAATGCTGCGGTACGGAGTTTTAGCAGCAGTAAAGTACATCGTCAGGAAGCa gCAGTCGAGCGATCAGCTAAAACGAAGTGTACGCTGATACCTGGTGATGGTGTTGGTCCTGAATTAGTATTATCTGTCCAACAAGTATTTGAAGCTGCCAATGTACCAGTGGAATTTGAGCCATACTTTTTATCAGAAGTTAATCCTACACTAAGTGCTCCACTTGAACAAGTCTCCAATAGTATTGCAAGAAATAAAGTCTGTTtgaag ggaattctCGCAACACCTGATTTTTCTCATACTGGTGAATTGCAAACGTTAAATATGaaactaagaaaaaatttagatctataTTCAAATGTCGTTCATGTGAAATCACTGCCGGGAGTTAAATCACGTCACCAGAATGTCGACTGTGTTATTATACGAGAACAAACTGAGGGAGAGTATTCAGCTTTGGAACACGAATCAGTAACAGGAGTTGTCGAATGCTTGAAAATCGTAACAGCTGCTAAGTCACAACGTATTGCTAAATTTGCATTTGATTATGCTGTGAAAAATAACCGCAAAAAGGTGACCTGTGTTCACAAAGCGAATATTATGAAACTTGGtgatggattatttttaaaatcctgTTCGGAAATCGCTAAATTATACCCTAG AATTGAATTTGAAACAATGATTGTTGATAATTGTACAATGCAAATGGTATCAAATCCTCATCAATTTGATGTCATGGTAACACCTAATTTATATGGTAATATTGTTGACAATATTGCATCTGGATTAGTTGGCGGTGCTGGAGTTGTTGCTGGTGCAAGTTATAGTGCTGAATGCGTCGTTTTTGAacca gGTGCGAGACATACATACTCTGAAGCAGTTGGTAAAAATGTCGCCAATCCAAcagctttaattttatgtagTGTTAAATTGTTAAATCACATTAACTTGAAACGTTATGCTGTACAAATACGCGAAGCACTAAATCGCGTATTGAATGACGGCAAAGTGCGTACAAAAGATCTAGGTGGACAAAGTTCAACAACAGATTTCACTCATGCTGTGATCAATGCTCTCcgttaa
- the LOC103569909 gene encoding vesicle transport protein SEC20 isoform X1: MNTDDHSLVLIRQEIVKNHLQVTAIIQDIQQCTGPLELLNELNAEGRTRISELRNSIEKLVQLAETEINIKKKAELMSEVENRKSQLVFALAAFKKANIVGACVIDKMSKDELMNTSEEQQRMLRKRRDKRGLADTASLATDRLMSISRTLAETSQRSADTLDTLLISSEKVNGTKSELEQQQQAILLSGKLLGKYGRREITDKALLALAFLFFIACVFYILQKRLW; this comes from the exons atgaacacTGACGATCATTCATTGGTTCTGATACGTCaagaaatagttaaaaatcaTCTTCAAGTAACAGCAATTATCcag gatATTCAACAATGCACTGGACCATTAGAATTATTGAACGAATTGAATGCCGAAGGAAGAACAAGAATATCCGAGCTACGTAACAgcattgaaaaattagtacAATTAGCAGAgactgaaataaatattaaaaaaaaagcagagcTGATGTCAGAAGTAGAAAACCGTAAAAGTCAGTTAGTGTTCGCTTTGGCGGCTTTCAAAAAAGCAAATATCGTTGGCGCTTGTGTTATTGATAAAATGTCAAAAGACGAATTGATGAACACGTCAGAGGAACAGCAAAGAATGTTACGAAAAAGACGAGATAAAAGAGGTCTTGCTGATACCGCAAGTCTTGCTACTGATAGACTGATGAGTATTTCAAGAACGTTGGCTGAAACGAGCCAAAGAAGTGCTGATACTTTGGACACTctgt TAATTTCATCAGAAAAAGTTAATGGGACGAAAAGCGAATTAGAGCAACAGCAACAAGCCATACTATTATCAGGAAAACTTTTAGGAAAATACGGAAGAAGAGAAATAACAGATAAAGCATTACTAGCATTGgcctttctattttttatcgcctgcgtattttatattttacaaaaaagacTTTG Gtaa
- the LOC103569909 gene encoding vesicle transport protein SEC20 isoform X2, translating into MNTDDHSLVLIRQEIVKNHLQVTAIIQDIQQCTGPLELLNELNAEGRTRISELRNSIEKLVQLAETEINIKKKAELMSEVENRKSQLVFALAAFKKANIVGACVIDKMSKDELMNTSEEQQRMLRKRRDKRGLADTASLATDRLMSISRTLAETSQRSADTLDTLLISSEKVNGTKSELEQQQQAILLSGKLLGKYGRREITDKALLALAFLFFIACVFYILQKRLW; encoded by the exons atgaacacTGACGATCATTCATTGGTTCTGATACGTCaagaaatagttaaaaatcaTCTTCAAGTAACAGCAATTATCcag gatATTCAACAATGCACTGGACCATTAGAATTATTGAACGAATTGAATGCCGAAGGAAGAACAAGAATATCCGAGCTACGTAACAgcattgaaaaattagtacAATTAGCAGAgactgaaataaatattaaaaaaaaagcagagcTGATGTCAGAAGTAGAAAACCGTAAAAGTCAGTTAGTGTTCGCTTTGGCGGCTTTCAAAAAAGCAAATATCGTTGGCGCTTGTGTTATTGATAAAATGTCAAAAGACGAATTGATGAACACGTCAGAGGAACAGCAAAGAATGTTACGAAAAAGACGAGATAAAAGAGGTCTTGCTGATACCGCAAGTCTTGCTACTGATAGACTGATGAGTATTTCAAGAACGTTGGCTGAAACGAGCCAAAGAAGTGCTGATACTTTGGACACTctgt TAATTTCATCAGAAAAAGTTAATGGGACGAAAAGCGAATTAGAGCAACAGCAACAAGCCATACTATTATCAGGAAAACTTTTAGGAAAATACGGAAGAAGAGAAATAACAGATAAAGCATTACTAGCATTGgcctttctattttttatcgcctgcgtattttatattttacaaaaaagacTTTGgtaa